In Vibrio tritonius, the following are encoded in one genomic region:
- the argA gene encoding amino-acid N-acetyltransferase, producing MKIRSTALVKGFRQSVPYVNAHRDKTMVVMLGGEGIADKNFPNIISDLALLHSLGVKIVLVYGARPQINHLLDQHDHSTPYHKGIRVTDETALGLVMQAAGQLQLAITARLSMNINNTPMAGNKLNIVSGNFVIAQPLGVDNGIDYCHSGKVRRIDIEGINRILNQDSIVLLGPIASSVTGECFNLLSEEIATQVAIRLKADKLIGFCSAQGIIDERGNAIAELFPAEVEELIRKLESESNPTLDDTTGTLRFLRASVSACRAGVTRSHLVSYKDDGALIQELFSFDGIGTQVVTARTEQVRQAHIDDISGIFDLILPLEEQGILVRRSREQLEQEIHKFTVIEKDRLIIGCAALYPYHDEKMAEMACVAIHQDYRDGHRGLVLLEHMKHEAKNIGIKQLFVLTTQSLHWFREQGFIEVGVEALPVAKQSLYNYQRKSKILVLNL from the coding sequence GTGAAAATACGCAGTACCGCACTAGTAAAAGGTTTCAGGCAGTCTGTACCCTACGTAAATGCCCACCGAGATAAAACCATGGTTGTAATGTTAGGTGGCGAAGGGATAGCAGATAAAAACTTTCCAAATATTATTAGTGACTTAGCTTTACTCCATAGTTTGGGTGTAAAAATCGTTCTTGTGTATGGCGCTCGCCCGCAAATAAACCACTTGCTTGACCAACATGACCATTCAACCCCTTACCATAAAGGTATCCGCGTAACGGATGAAACGGCTTTAGGATTAGTTATGCAAGCGGCAGGACAACTTCAGCTCGCGATCACAGCTCGTTTATCCATGAACATCAATAACACACCAATGGCAGGTAACAAACTGAACATCGTCAGTGGCAATTTTGTTATTGCTCAACCGCTTGGTGTGGATAACGGCATTGACTACTGTCATAGTGGTAAAGTGCGTCGTATTGATATCGAAGGTATCAATCGTATTCTCAATCAAGATTCAATCGTTCTTTTAGGACCCATTGCTAGCTCAGTAACCGGTGAGTGTTTTAACTTGTTATCTGAAGAAATCGCCACTCAAGTTGCCATACGTCTGAAGGCCGACAAGTTGATCGGTTTCTGTTCTGCTCAGGGGATCATTGATGAACGTGGCAATGCCATTGCCGAGCTATTTCCAGCCGAAGTAGAAGAGTTAATCCGCAAGTTAGAATCGGAAAGTAACCCAACCCTTGATGACACCACAGGAACGCTTCGTTTCCTACGAGCCTCTGTCTCAGCCTGCCGTGCTGGGGTTACTCGCAGCCACTTAGTCAGTTACAAAGACGATGGCGCCTTAATTCAAGAATTGTTCTCTTTTGATGGCATCGGTACTCAAGTGGTTACCGCGCGCACCGAACAAGTTCGCCAAGCACACATTGATGATATCAGCGGGATTTTCGACCTGATTTTACCATTAGAAGAACAAGGTATTTTGGTACGTCGTTCTCGTGAACAGCTAGAACAAGAAATCCATAAGTTTACCGTGATTGAAAAAGACCGCTTAATCATAGGTTGTGCAGCACTCTATCCATATCATGATGAAAAAATGGCCGAAATGGCCTGCGTTGCTATCCATCAAGACTACCGTGACGGGCACCGCGGCTTGGTCCTTTTGGAACATATGAAACACGAAGCAAAAAACATCGGCATCAAGCAACTCTTTGTTTTAACAACACAAAGCTTACATTGGTTTAGAGAACAAGGTTTTATAGAAGTCGGGGTAGAGGCCCTACCAGTGGCAAAACAAAGTTTGTACAACTATCAAAGAAAATCAAAAATTCTAGTTTTAAATCTTTGA
- a CDS encoding DUF2850 domain-containing protein, with translation MASRKTKILEWSLLGVAVLGTLIAALMYGHLYLKAQLLFAPEMAIHGRWVEQNVPSYSAQTIEVKKNAISVQGHTVTTRYKFDGTFLSYRAGGINYKFKMTNDELTEMKLISPSYYSPVFRLSEKYKNNIR, from the coding sequence TTGGCATCTCGTAAGACAAAAATCCTTGAATGGTCGCTACTAGGCGTAGCGGTTCTTGGTACTTTAATTGCTGCATTAATGTATGGTCATCTTTATTTGAAGGCTCAATTGCTTTTTGCGCCTGAAATGGCTATCCACGGGCGGTGGGTTGAACAAAATGTTCCGTCATACTCCGCGCAAACAATAGAAGTGAAAAAGAACGCTATTTCAGTTCAAGGTCACACGGTGACCACGCGCTACAAGTTTGATGGTACGTTTTTGAGTTATCGGGCGGGGGGGATTAATTACAAGTTCAAAATGACCAATGACGAACTGACGGAAATGAAATTAATTTCTCCTTCTTATTACAGCCCTGTGTTCCGACTGTCAGAAAAATACAAAAATAACATTAGGTAA
- the mltA gene encoding murein transglycosylase A: protein MIKRALPFVCLTLLFGCAPTDRGQQYLDKNFPSILNQVDQVSSNAPRDYATFEKQSEAVVSSSPSLANMYQPLYEKLNEWVMESGDPTQLAKYGIQSAQLGGGDKEGNVLFTGYFSPVIEMRHEKDETYKYPVYGAPQCDQDCPTRAQIYDGALAGKGLELGYASNMIDPFIMEVQGSGFVHFGDDDSLEYFAYGGKNNKAYISIGKILIDRGEVPREKMSLKAIKDWVLNHNEEEVRELLEQNPSFVFFLPRAAAPVSGTAGVPLLPMASVAGDRSIFPMGTPILAEVPLLNADGTWSGAHQLRLLIVLDTGGAVKQNHLDLYHGMGPRAGTEAGHYKHFGRVWKLGLKDSSTQAPWALPPEKLE from the coding sequence GTGATAAAACGTGCTTTACCTTTTGTTTGCCTGACCCTTTTGTTTGGCTGTGCTCCTACTGACCGAGGGCAGCAATATCTTGATAAAAATTTTCCCAGTATTCTTAATCAAGTCGACCAAGTTAGTTCTAATGCACCGCGCGACTATGCAACGTTTGAGAAGCAGAGCGAAGCGGTGGTGTCGAGCTCTCCGTCATTAGCGAATATGTACCAGCCTCTTTATGAAAAACTCAATGAGTGGGTGATGGAAAGTGGCGATCCGACTCAATTAGCAAAATATGGGATTCAGTCTGCGCAGTTAGGCGGCGGTGACAAAGAAGGCAATGTACTCTTTACGGGCTACTTCTCTCCTGTGATCGAGATGCGCCATGAGAAAGATGAAACCTATAAATACCCAGTTTACGGTGCGCCACAGTGCGATCAAGACTGTCCAACACGTGCGCAAATCTATGATGGTGCTTTAGCAGGCAAAGGGTTAGAGCTGGGTTACGCCAGTAACATGATTGACCCATTTATTATGGAAGTGCAAGGCAGTGGCTTTGTTCATTTTGGTGACGATGACTCGCTAGAGTATTTTGCCTACGGCGGTAAAAACAATAAAGCGTATATCTCGATTGGTAAGATTTTAATCGACCGCGGTGAAGTGCCACGGGAAAAAATGTCACTCAAGGCTATCAAAGATTGGGTACTAAATCATAATGAAGAAGAAGTGCGTGAGTTACTTGAACAAAACCCTTCTTTTGTGTTCTTTCTACCACGTGCAGCAGCTCCGGTAAGTGGAACGGCTGGGGTGCCATTATTGCCGATGGCATCCGTTGCTGGTGACCGTTCAATCTTCCCTATGGGAACGCCTATTTTGGCGGAGGTTCCTTTGCTTAACGCCGATGGAACTTGGTCTGGTGCTCATCAACTCAGACTGTTGATTGTGCTTGATACTGGTGGTGCGGTGAAACAGAATCATCTTGATCTTTACCATGGCATGGGACCAAGAGCTGGCACCGAAGCGGGTCACTATAAGCACTTTGGCCGAGTATGGAAGTTAGGTTTAAAAGACTCAAGTACACAAGCCCCTTGGGCTCTGCCGCCAGAAAAGCTAGAATAG
- the tcdA gene encoding tRNA cyclic N6-threonylcarbamoyladenosine(37) synthase TcdA, with product MRELDSPASDSYNQRFGGTRRLYGNSEVDILRAAHVCVIGIGGVGSWAVEALARTGIGELTLIDMDDVCVTNINRQIHAMTGTVGQSKIEVMAERVKLINPECKVNLIDDFITPDNQHEYLSKEYDYVLDAIDSVKAKAALLAYCRSNKIKVITTGGAGGQTDPTQITVADLTKTIQDPLAKKLKDRLRRHHNFPTNPARKFGIDCVFSTEQLKYPQADGSVCNTKATAEGPKRMDCASGFGAATVVTATFGFVAVSRIVEKIINKYSKNS from the coding sequence ATGCGTGAACTAGACTCCCCAGCCTCAGACAGTTATAACCAACGTTTTGGTGGTACACGACGTTTATACGGTAATAGCGAAGTGGATATCCTTCGTGCGGCACATGTGTGCGTCATAGGTATTGGTGGGGTAGGCTCTTGGGCTGTGGAAGCACTAGCTCGTACAGGGATAGGTGAGCTAACGTTGATCGATATGGATGACGTGTGCGTGACCAATATTAACCGTCAAATTCATGCGATGACAGGTACGGTCGGACAAAGCAAAATAGAAGTGATGGCTGAGCGTGTTAAACTGATAAACCCTGAGTGTAAGGTTAACCTCATTGACGATTTCATTACGCCCGACAATCAACATGAGTATCTGTCAAAAGAGTATGACTACGTTTTAGATGCCATTGATAGTGTTAAAGCCAAAGCTGCGTTGTTGGCTTACTGCCGCAGTAATAAAATTAAAGTGATTACTACAGGTGGAGCCGGCGGTCAGACGGATCCTACTCAGATTACCGTGGCCGATTTAACTAAGACGATTCAAGACCCTTTAGCGAAAAAACTCAAAGATCGTTTACGTCGTCACCATAATTTCCCAACCAATCCAGCACGTAAGTTTGGCATTGATTGCGTGTTCTCAACCGAGCAGCTTAAATACCCACAAGCGGATGGGTCGGTTTGTAATACCAAAGCCACGGCAGAAGGTCCTAAACGAATGGATTGTGCGTCTGGGTTTGGTGCGGCAACTGTCGTGACAGCAACATTTGGTTTTGTTGCGGTTTCTCGCATCGTAGAGAAAATTATTAATAAATATTCAAAAAATAGTTAA
- the csdE gene encoding cysteine desulfurase sulfur acceptor subunit CsdE, which yields MSPFPESPFGTAITHRNIIDTMSQFTSWEDRYRQVVMWGKQLPVMSDVLKTDQVTVSGCESQVWLLAQQVHDNWYFHADSDARIVRGLIAIVLAAFDGLTAKEIALFDVDDYFAQLGLIEHLSPSRGNGLKAIVEQIKAVA from the coding sequence ATGTCGCCTTTTCCTGAAAGTCCTTTTGGTACTGCAATTACCCATCGAAATATTATTGATACCATGAGTCAGTTTACTAGCTGGGAAGATCGTTATCGCCAAGTTGTTATGTGGGGTAAACAGCTACCGGTTATGAGTGATGTGCTAAAAACGGATCAAGTGACCGTCAGTGGTTGTGAAAGCCAAGTATGGTTGTTAGCTCAGCAAGTGCATGATAATTGGTATTTTCATGCTGATTCCGATGCGCGGATTGTGCGCGGTTTAATTGCTATTGTACTCGCAGCTTTTGATGGTTTAACAGCGAAAGAAATCGCTCTATTTGATGTAGATGATTACTTCGCTCAGCTTGGCTTAATAGAGCATTTATCACCTTCACGTGGTAATGGTTTAAAAGCGATAGTAGAGCAGATTAAAGCCGTTGCTTAA
- the csdA gene encoding cysteine desulfurase CsdA codes for MWDSEIRAQFPAFTQTINDMPLVYLDSAATTQKPTVVIEAMADYYRFHNANVHRGSHSMTAEATAKFEQARQTVADFIGAPSKETIIWTRGATESINLVAQSYARNALNTGDEILVCENEHHANIVPWQLVAEQTGAKVVKVPITANGEFDFAQFTQLLSERCKLVAIAHMTNVTGARQPIEQVIAAAHQIGAKVLVDGAQGIVHEKVDVQALDADFYLFSGHKIYAPNGIGVLYGKADILAQMPPWHGGGKMVEKVSFSGTTFANPPARFEAGTPNVAGAIGLACAIDWYQQFDSEAVHHHLHQLQTATYQALQQMSDVQIIGYQPNATVLSFIMPGIHHQDIATLLNQQGIAVREGHHCAHPLMDALNIKGTVRISFGIYNTFDDVERLIAALNKAIDIL; via the coding sequence ATGTGGGACTCAGAGATCCGAGCGCAATTTCCAGCGTTCACTCAAACCATAAACGACATGCCACTGGTCTATTTAGACAGTGCTGCAACAACACAAAAGCCTACAGTTGTCATTGAAGCAATGGCCGATTACTACCGTTTTCACAACGCTAATGTGCACCGTGGTAGTCATAGCATGACAGCTGAAGCGACAGCTAAATTTGAGCAAGCTCGTCAAACTGTAGCTGATTTTATTGGCGCGCCAAGTAAAGAGACCATTATTTGGACTCGTGGTGCAACCGAATCAATCAATTTAGTTGCCCAAAGCTACGCCCGTAATGCGCTCAACACCGGCGATGAAATACTGGTGTGTGAAAACGAACACCACGCCAATATCGTGCCTTGGCAATTGGTCGCAGAACAAACTGGAGCAAAAGTCGTCAAAGTGCCGATTACCGCCAACGGAGAGTTCGATTTTGCTCAATTTACCCAGTTGCTGAGTGAGCGCTGTAAGTTGGTCGCTATTGCCCATATGACCAATGTGACTGGTGCTCGCCAGCCCATTGAGCAGGTGATTGCCGCTGCACATCAAATCGGCGCCAAAGTGTTAGTCGATGGGGCTCAAGGTATTGTGCATGAAAAAGTGGATGTGCAAGCCTTAGACGCTGACTTTTACCTCTTCTCTGGCCATAAGATCTACGCACCCAACGGGATTGGCGTGCTTTATGGCAAAGCAGACATACTCGCTCAAATGCCGCCTTGGCATGGTGGCGGAAAAATGGTGGAGAAAGTCTCTTTTTCTGGCACCACCTTTGCAAATCCACCAGCTCGCTTTGAAGCAGGAACCCCTAACGTCGCGGGTGCGATCGGTCTGGCCTGCGCGATTGATTGGTATCAACAGTTTGATAGTGAGGCGGTACATCACCATCTGCATCAATTACAAACAGCAACGTATCAAGCATTACAGCAAATGTCTGATGTCCAAATCATTGGCTATCAGCCTAATGCTACTGTGCTCAGCTTTATCATGCCTGGTATTCACCATCAAGACATTGCAACCCTGCTCAATCAGCAAGGTATCGCGGTAAGGGAAGGTCATCATTGTGCTCATCCTCTAATGGACGCACTCAATATCAAAGGCACGGTGCGCATCTCGTTTGGTATTTACAACACATTTGATGATGTCGAGCGCTTAATAGCTGCACTCAATAAAGCCATCGATATTTTATAG
- a CDS encoding DJ-1 family glyoxalase III: MTKRILVPIAPGTEEMEAITVIDILTRAGYQVTVASADFNGSLTMKASRGVTLTADCTLVDIADEEFDAVVLSGGVGGAEVFRDSTVLIEIVRQQKYDGRLVAAICAAPAIVLQHHDLFPGAIMTCHPNFQDNIPADLLRARRVTYDVLNNLLTSQGPGSALEFAIEIIIQLSGKELARQVAEPMVVLPQLQYDKLGEEQ; the protein is encoded by the coding sequence ATGACAAAACGTATACTCGTCCCTATCGCGCCCGGCACTGAAGAGATGGAAGCCATTACTGTGATCGATATTCTGACTCGAGCTGGTTACCAAGTCACTGTTGCCAGTGCTGACTTTAATGGCAGCTTAACCATGAAGGCCTCGCGTGGGGTAACACTAACGGCTGATTGCACTCTAGTGGATATTGCTGATGAAGAATTTGACGCCGTGGTTCTCTCTGGTGGAGTCGGTGGTGCCGAGGTCTTTCGTGACAGTACCGTGCTAATTGAAATCGTGCGCCAACAAAAATACGATGGTCGTCTCGTGGCTGCAATTTGTGCCGCGCCCGCCATCGTTTTACAGCATCATGATCTGTTCCCTGGAGCCATCATGACTTGCCACCCTAATTTCCAAGACAACATTCCGGCAGACCTATTACGCGCAAGACGTGTCACCTATGATGTACTCAATAATCTGTTGACCAGTCAGGGACCAGGTTCAGCATTAGAATTTGCTATCGAAATTATCATTCAATTGTCAGGAAAAGAACTTGCGCGACAAGTGGCAGAACCTATGGTCGTTCTACCACAATTGCAATACGACAAACTTGGTGAAGAGCAGTAA
- the panE gene encoding 2-dehydropantoate 2-reductase — MNIVVVGPGAIGSLWAYHLHQAGHRVSLWHHTPSQSGLYPLSLCTLAEDTLPTIDFTTNDTEALKTADLLLVTVKAWQLEPALLPLIQHLHPDTIIVCMQNGMGATDSVYEKIQHFPLVLATTTHGAFKTDAQQVCHSGLGQTMLGAANLSGEQCTFLAEVFNHALSEVLWVSDIRIPLWNKLAINCVINPLTAIHQCPNGALDEEQFSPIIKALLGEIAAVMSAESLTTSLEELSLRVHQVIVATKANHSSMKQDIAQQRRTEIDFITGYLIQQAQQHHIAVPNNLRLFEQIKQMEQLWIQA; from the coding sequence ATGAATATTGTGGTTGTTGGTCCTGGAGCCATAGGCTCTCTTTGGGCTTATCACCTGCACCAAGCAGGTCATCGTGTCAGTTTGTGGCACCACACCCCGTCGCAATCCGGTTTGTATCCTCTTTCATTATGCACTCTTGCAGAAGACACATTGCCAACCATCGATTTTACCACTAATGATACCGAGGCATTAAAAACCGCGGATCTGCTCTTAGTGACCGTCAAAGCATGGCAACTCGAACCCGCATTACTCCCGTTGATCCAGCACCTTCATCCCGATACGATCATCGTCTGTATGCAAAATGGCATGGGGGCAACAGATAGTGTTTACGAGAAAATTCAGCACTTCCCACTTGTATTAGCCACCACGACCCATGGTGCATTTAAAACGGATGCCCAGCAAGTTTGCCACTCGGGACTGGGCCAAACCATGTTGGGGGCTGCAAACTTATCTGGCGAACAATGTACTTTTCTTGCAGAAGTATTTAACCATGCCCTCAGCGAAGTGCTGTGGGTGAGCGACATTCGTATTCCTCTATGGAACAAGCTGGCGATTAACTGCGTCATCAATCCACTCACTGCAATTCATCAATGCCCCAATGGCGCATTGGATGAAGAACAATTTAGCCCCATAATCAAAGCCTTATTAGGTGAAATTGCCGCGGTCATGAGTGCTGAAAGTCTCACAACTTCGCTGGAAGAACTCTCGTTACGAGTCCATCAGGTCATTGTCGCCACGAAAGCCAATCACTCCTCGATGAAACAGGACATTGCCCAGCAAAGGCGAACCGAGATAGACTTCATTACTGGATACCTTATTCAACAAGCACAGCAACACCATATTGCTGTGCCAAATAACTTACGTCTGTTTGAACAAATCAAACAGATGGAGCAACTATGGATACAAGCATGA
- a CDS encoding nucleoside-specific channel-forming Tsx family protein — protein MRKLLLALGLAASVSAPAMAADYTDGDTHKNDYKWMQFNLMYVLDEKPGNTDHEYFEMEFGGRSGIFDLYGYLDVFNLADKDSNDKAGSDKMFAKFAPRMSLDGLFNTDLSVGPIKEWYVANYTTIDGGSTGGYATKNGIGTDVMVPWFGKVQFNLYKSYNIKKNEWNGYQFSTVWFKPVVNFDNGSFIAYQGYLDYEFDLQEKAGASSSHGLAWFNGLYWHNDRFAAGYGLKVFDDVYGIKDSSALRSSGVSHYFDVTYKF, from the coding sequence ATGCGCAAATTACTTTTAGCTTTGGGTTTAGCAGCATCAGTTTCTGCACCAGCAATGGCAGCAGATTACACTGACGGCGACACACACAAAAATGATTACAAGTGGATGCAGTTCAACTTAATGTATGTACTTGATGAGAAACCAGGAAACACTGACCACGAATACTTTGAAATGGAATTTGGCGGTCGTTCTGGAATTTTCGATCTTTATGGTTACCTAGATGTATTTAACCTAGCGGACAAAGACAGCAACGATAAAGCTGGTAGCGACAAAATGTTTGCTAAATTTGCGCCTCGTATGTCTCTTGACGGTCTATTCAACACTGACCTATCAGTTGGTCCAATCAAAGAATGGTACGTTGCTAACTACACCACTATCGATGGCGGTTCTACTGGTGGCTACGCAACCAAAAACGGTATCGGTACTGACGTAATGGTGCCTTGGTTTGGTAAAGTACAATTCAACCTGTACAAATCTTATAACATCAAGAAAAACGAGTGGAACGGTTACCAATTCTCTACTGTATGGTTTAAACCTGTTGTTAACTTCGACAACGGTTCATTCATCGCTTACCAAGGTTACTTAGATTACGAATTTGACCTACAAGAAAAAGCGGGCGCATCTTCTAGCCACGGCCTTGCATGGTTCAACGGTCTATACTGGCACAACGACCGCTTTGCAGCGGGTTACGGTCTAAAAGTATTTGATGACGTTTACGGTATCAAAGATTCTTCAGCTTTACGTTCTTCAGGCGTTTCTCACTACTTCGACGTAACTTACAAGTTCTAA